GGACTTGGCTTTGAACGCTGCGTAATGTATCTGACCGGAATGGGTAACATCAGAGATGTAGTTCCGTTCCCAAGAACGGTTAATAACTGCGATCTGTAATTGTTAAAATGTTAAATAAAATTATAAGTAAATGAATAAAGGGGTCTGTTCCTAAGAATGTGAGTAATCACATCATCCGGAACAGACCCCTTTTAAACATAATAGAAAAAAGCATTATTACTTGATGGATAGTCGTCTAGGAGGACGATTTATTTCTATTATTTATAATCATCGTTTTTAAATACGATGTGCTTTACCTTGTCTAAGGCCATTAACAAGAGAGTGCCTAAAATCCCAGCTGAAACGATCTGACCAGCTCCCACAGAAAGCATCATTAAGTAAATAGGTTGCGCTTCGCCATATGCATAACGTAGGACAAATGGTACTACAATGGCATTTGCGATAATGGGGGGAATGGGAACCATATACTTTTTATTTCGTAACTGATAGGAAAGAACGGCAGCAATCAAGGTTGCCAAAGAGCCGAAGATCATATCCAATGCATCCGCTCCGGTAATCACTGCGCTTAAGAAGCATCCGATCGTAACGCCTGGTATAGCGGCCGGAGTAAAATAGGGCAGAATGGTTAATGCCTCAGCGATACGAAACTGTACTGGACCGAAGCTTGAAAATGAAAAGATCAGTACCAACACAGTATACAGAGCAGCAATAATCGCCGCTTGCGTGATAAATAGTGTTTTTTTGTTATTCATTTTTATTCTCCTTTAGTTTTGTTTTACGTGTGGAAGGTCTCGAACACACGGTGTTTTTGCCAAAAGCTCTGATTGATATGGCTTTAAGACTTTACTAGTA
The nucleotide sequence above comes from Variimorphobacter saccharofermentans. Encoded proteins:
- a CDS encoding QueT transporter family protein, whose protein sequence is MNNKKTLFITQAAIIAALYTVLVLIFSFSSFGPVQFRIAEALTILPYFTPAAIPGVTIGCFLSAVITGADALDMIFGSLATLIAAVLSYQLRNKKYMVPIPPIIANAIVVPFVLRYAYGEAQPIYLMMLSVGAGQIVSAGILGTLLLMALDKVKHIVFKNDDYK